The stretch of DNA GCGGCGCGCGCGCGGCCGGCATTCCGTCGAGGATCATGGGCAGCCGCGCAATCCGCGGCGATGCCCATCCGACGCGGTCGGCCGGATTGACGCGCCGGCCCGGAAAGATCGGAAACACCCGCCGTCGCTCGCGTTGATGCGCACCGGCACCCGTGCGTGCCCCCGTCACCGATGAGCGACCGACATGGCCGAGGACCACAAGCCGAACGACACCAAGCCGGGCTTCCAGCAGGGCAGCGCCAAGCCGGGCGACGCGAAGAATCCCGACAACCGGCAGGAGAAGCTGGACGAGCGCCTGGACGACGCCCTGGAAGAGACCTTCCCGTCGAGCGACCCGGTCTCGGTGAAGATCACCAAGTAGGCGCTCCGCAGGCGCCGCCCGCACGCCCGCCGGGTGGCGTCAGGCCGCCCGGCTGCCGAAGGAACCGTCCGCGGCCTGCTCGATCAGCAGCCGCGCCGCGGGCGCCGGGACCGGACGGCTGAACAGGAAGCCCTGGACCTCGTCGTAGCCCTCGGCGCGCAGCATCGCGAGCTGCTCGGCGGTCTCGACGCCCTCGGCCGTCGTGGCGATGCCCAGGCTGGTGCCGAGGCTCGCCACCGCCCGCACGATCGCCGTGCAATGGGTGTTCTCGCCGACCTGGCTGACGAAGGACCGGTCGAGCTTGATCTTGTCGAACGGGAAGCTGCGCAGGTAGCCGAGGCTCGAATAGCCGGTCCCGAAATCGTCCATGGCGATGCGGATTCCCATCGCCCGCAGCGCGTGCAGGGTCGCGAGATTGGCGGCGCTGTCGGCCAGGAGGACCGATTCGGTGATCTCGAGCTCGAGGCGCCGCGGGTCGAGCCCCGAGGCCGCGAGGGCATCGCGCACGGTCTCGACCAAGCTGCGGTTGCGGAACTGGACCGAGGAGAGGTTGACCGCGAGCCGGATCGCGTCCGGCCAGGCGGCCGCCTCGGCGAAGGCGGTCTGCATCACCCAGGCCCCGATCGGGACGATCAGGCCCGTCTCCTCGGCGAGCGGCACGAACTCGGCCGGCGAGACCGGACCGTGCTCGGGGTGGTGCCAGCGCAGCAGCGCCTCGAAGGCGAGGATCCGGTCGGCCTGCGCGCTCATCAGCGGCTGGTAGACCAGCGAGAACTGCTCCCGGGCGAGCGCCTCGCGCAGCTCGTTCTCGCGCCGCCGCCGTGCCTGGACCCAGGCATCCATCTCCGGCTCGAAGCACCGGAAGGTGCCCCCGCCCTCCGCCTTCGCCCGGTACAGGGCGAGGTCGGCGTTCTTCATGAGCGTCTCGGGATCGGTCCCGTCGCGCGGCAGGCAGGCCACGCCGATGCTGGTGCCGATATGGCAATCCTGGCCGTCCAGGCGGAACGGACGGGCGAGCTCGGCGATCACGCGCGCGATCAGCCCGTCGGCGAGCACCGGCAGGGCGATCCCGCGCACGAGGATCGCGAACTCGTCGCCGCCGAGCCGGGCGACCAGGTCGTCCGGGTTCAGGCACCCGGCGATCCGCTCGGCGGCCTCACGCAGCAGCGCGTCGCCGACCGGATGGCCCAGCGTGTCGTTCACGATCTTGAACTTGTCGAGGTCGAGGCAGAGCAGCACCGATTCCTCGCCGTTCCGGGCGTGGCGCGCGATCGCCTCGCCGAGGCGGTCCCGGAACAGCACCCGGTTCGGCAGGCCGGTGAGCGCGTCGTGGTGGGCCATGTGGGCGATGCGCGCCTCGGCCAGGCGGCGCTCGGTCATGTCGATCGCGGCCTCGAGGACGGCCTGCTGGCCGCCGAACGGCAGGGCCCGCTCGAACAGGGAGACCTCGATGGCCGAGCCGTCGGCGCGGCGGTGCAGCGCGCCGGTGGCGGGCAGGCCGAGGCCCGAGGCGTGTTCGGGGGCGATGACCAGATCGGCGGGCGCGCGGGCCAGGAACTGATCGCGGCTGTAGCCGTAATGGGCGATCGCCGCGTCGTTGACCGCCAGGAACCGGTCGCGCGCCTCGGCGACGACCCACATCGGCACCGGGTTGTTCTCGAACAGGAGCCGGAACGAGGCCTCCCGGGCCTTGATGTCGCCGACATCCGTCATGGTGATCGAGAGGAGGTCGCCGACGCAGCCCGCCTCGACCTTGAGGTACAGGGTCCCTCCGTCCGACCGGGGCCGGCTCAGCTCGAAGGACTCGCGGCCGCCCCGCTCGACCATGGCGGCGAGCGTGGC from Methylobacterium sp. PvR107 encodes:
- a CDS encoding putative bifunctional diguanylate cyclase/phosphodiesterase translates to MQTGKSLLHHWQACRPPGDPLPSYEAVVLGRLGRLADRAALVTTRGGQATGILWAGQDFGAWLAQDPAGRPVGPFPVESVPVHAFPVDVRQPIDEVVAAALATGEPAHGRCDRLSAGVVTSTSLVGLPLGNRWGEPFVLLGLDAASVRTELVQAMFTATDQGILALSTVRDGDGRPVDFKIVALNEGAERLLERPASVLQWQRVGHLFPGTITARTIATLAAMVERGGRESFELSRPRSDGGTLYLKVEAGCVGDLLSITMTDVGDIKAREASFRLLFENNPVPMWVVAEARDRFLAVNDAAIAHYGYSRDQFLARAPADLVIAPEHASGLGLPATGALHRRADGSAIEVSLFERALPFGGQQAVLEAAIDMTERRLAEARIAHMAHHDALTGLPNRVLFRDRLGEAIARHARNGEESVLLCLDLDKFKIVNDTLGHPVGDALLREAAERIAGCLNPDDLVARLGGDEFAILVRGIALPVLADGLIARVIAELARPFRLDGQDCHIGTSIGVACLPRDGTDPETLMKNADLALYRAKAEGGGTFRCFEPEMDAWVQARRRRENELREALAREQFSLVYQPLMSAQADRILAFEALLRWHHPEHGPVSPAEFVPLAEETGLIVPIGAWVMQTAFAEAAAWPDAIRLAVNLSSVQFRNRSLVETVRDALAASGLDPRRLELEITESVLLADSAANLATLHALRAMGIRIAMDDFGTGYSSLGYLRSFPFDKIKLDRSFVSQVGENTHCTAIVRAVASLGTSLGIATTAEGVETAEQLAMLRAEGYDEVQGFLFSRPVPAPAARLLIEQAADGSFGSRAA